The following are from one region of the Paenibacillus sabinae T27 genome:
- a CDS encoding ABC transporter ATP-binding protein, whose product MTENRAVQQPVARLLGVTKQIGSKTLVNDLTLDIPAGQIFGFLGPNGAGKTTTIRMMVGLISISKGDITIGGRSIRTNFEEAVAQVGAIVENPEMYKFLTGYQNLRQYARMVSGVTKQRIDEVVRLVGLNNRIHDKVKSYSLGMRQRLGVAQALLHRPKLLILDEPTNGLDPQGIRELRDYLRRLCREEGTSVFVSSHLLSEMELMCDSVAVIQNGKLVDVRQLKSVGEAEAGPLSREILFEVNDPGAAHALIGGTVEAEGLVVRALRSDIPGLNERLVGGGIQVFGIKEVVVSLEDQFLKMTGGEGIE is encoded by the coding sequence ATGACGGAAAATAGAGCGGTTCAGCAGCCGGTCGCCCGGCTTCTCGGTGTAACCAAACAGATCGGCAGCAAAACGCTGGTCAACGATTTGACGCTCGATATCCCGGCGGGACAGATCTTCGGCTTTCTCGGTCCGAACGGCGCGGGCAAGACAACGACGATCCGAATGATGGTCGGGCTGATCTCGATCAGCAAGGGAGACATTACGATTGGCGGAAGAAGCATAAGGACGAATTTTGAAGAGGCGGTAGCGCAGGTCGGCGCGATTGTGGAAAATCCGGAAATGTACAAATTTTTGACCGGGTACCAGAATTTACGCCAGTATGCGCGTATGGTCAGCGGAGTTACCAAGCAGCGCATTGATGAGGTCGTACGGCTTGTTGGACTGAACAATCGGATTCATGACAAAGTGAAGAGCTATTCGCTTGGCATGCGCCAGCGTCTTGGAGTGGCCCAGGCCTTGCTTCACCGCCCCAAACTGCTGATTCTGGACGAACCGACCAACGGGCTTGATCCGCAAGGTATCCGCGAGCTGCGCGACTACCTGCGAAGACTGTGCCGGGAAGAAGGGACCAGCGTCTTTGTCTCCAGTCACTTGCTCTCCGAAATGGAACTGATGTGCGACAGCGTGGCGGTCATTCAGAACGGCAAACTGGTGGATGTGCGTCAGCTCAAATCTGTGGGAGAAGCTGAAGCAGGGCCGCTGAGCAGGGAGATTTTGTTCGAAGTGAACGACCCGGGAGCGGCACATGCGCTTATCGGCGGAACCGTGGAGGCTGAAGGCCTTGTCGTAAGAGCTCTCCGGAGCGATATCCCCGGATTGAACGAGCGACTGGTTGGCGGTGGAATTCAAGTATTCGGCATAAAAGAAGTGGTCGTTTCGCTTGAAGACCAATTCCTGAAGATGACGGGAGGTGAAGGCATTGAGTAG